CACCCCGGGAACTACTTTTTCCAAGATGATGGGGGAGTAGGCTTTGTTGATTTTGGCTGCGTTCAGCCGATTGAGGATGAGCGTTTGGATTGGGCTCGTAAGCTGCATACCACAACCCATCTTGGAGACCGCGAGGGATTCAAGGAAGCGGCCTGTGGTATGCTTAAAACTCAGGGCGGTCTCTACGAGGAGATGGTGGTTGAATATGCGACGGCTTGTTTCCGGCCCGTGTCCGATTCACCGTTTCACATCACCCAAGAATTTGCAGGCAGTCTCGTGGAGCACTTTAAGAAGATGGCCGTGACCATCGTGAAAAACAAAAATGATAACTTTGTACCAATGCCTCCCGGGATTCTTTTCATCAACCGGTTGCAGTTTGGCTTTTTCTCAGTACTTGCGCGCCTGGATGTAGAGGCGGACTACGCGGCTGCGGAGCGTACGTTTTTCCAAGATTATTTAACCGCAGCTGAGGCCAAGCGTGTATGACCACCAGTTCCCCTGATCGCGACCAGCCTGATGCCGATATTTTTCGATTGACGCAGACGGTCACGTCCAGTAGGGGCCACTCATCGGGTGCAGCCGTCTAGCCTAGCGAAGTTCCCCGAGGATGATTCCTTTCATCCTAAATGCTGATTACTAACAACTTGATTTCAAAAGCCCAGTGCATTTGTGCGCGGCTTTGTGAGGTTTCGAAATGTGTATAAGCATACGTAATATTTCCGTTTTTTCTCTCATTCTTTGGTGTACCCTCTTTCTCTCAGCCTGTGGTGAACCACAACCTGTGTCGATAACCGATGGGGCTCAAACCCGCCAAGATGCCGTTGAGGCGACTCAAGCAGGCATCGATTTGATTGCACAAAATGCGCTTGTGCATGGTGGTTTCGCGGTACCGGGAACCAAGGTGAAGGTTTCGGTTTCTATCGCAAACCAGGGCCTCGAGGCAGCTGGCGTTTCCCAAATGCGTTACTACTTATCCGCCGACTCCGTTTATGACGACGGCGATAAATATCTCAATTACGACAAAGTGAGCGCCTTAGATTCGTCTGCAGTGAGTGATGAGACTGCCAATGTTCGGATTCCCACCGACTGGCCTGAAGGCGACGCGTTCGTTTTATTCATTGCAGATGTGAAATCTGAAGTTGCGGAAACCAATGAAGCGAATAACCTCGCAATTGCTAGCCTAACGGTTGGTTCTGAACCACCGGCCACCGATGGTGACGGCCCTGATTTAATCATTCAGGATGTAGCGCTTGAATCATTGAATATCGAGGCGGGCAATAAGCTAGCTGTTTATGCCACCGTTTCAAACAATGGCTCGGCCGCCTCCGACGCTTCACGACTCAAATATTATCTCTCGGCTGACGACGTTTTAGACAGCGGCGATAAGTACTTAAACTACGACAAGGTCAGCGCCTTAGCAGTGAATGCAAGCGGCCCGGAGAGTGCGAATCTAAGAATACCGGCAACCACTCTTGATGGAGTTTGGTATATTTTGTTTGTAGCTGACGCCAACGTAGAAGTGGTTGAGCAAAATGAAAGTAACAATACTCACGCTGCGGCGATTACGGTGGGTGAGTTACATGGCGGCGTTCCTGATTTAAGAATCGCGGCGGCATCTTCTGCACCAACTGCTCAAGTGGGCGATGTGCTGCCTGTTCAAAGCACCATTGAAAATGCAGGGAGCGGAGCGGCTACGGCTACTCAGCTTCAATACTTTTTCTCTAAAGATGCGGTTCTCGACGAACACGATAAGCAGCTAAGCTTTGATAATATCGAGCCCTTGGGTTTTGGTGGCAGCCGTGTGGAATCAGCAGACCTACGTATTAACGCAAATACCGTGGGTGGTACCTGGTATGTTATTTTGGTTCTCGATTTCGAGAACACACTTGTAGAATCAGACGAATCAAACAACCAAATAGCGCTGGCAGTTGAAGTACTGGTGGATTCACCAGACGCCATCAAGCCAGATTTAGTTGCTGAAAATGTTGTGCTCTCGGCGGCCGCGGGACTTGCTGGAGAGCAAATCAATGCAGCACTTGATGTACGCAATATTGGCCCCGTGCCATCCACTCTAACCAGTCGCTTAAAGTATTACCTATCTGTCGATGATGTTTTTGATTCAGCCGATAAATACCTAAACTACGATGCAGTGAATGCATTGGAATCACAGGGAATCTCTTCTGAAAACGCCAACCTTCGCATTCCAATCGACACAGCCGATGGCAGCTACTTCTTGATCTTCGTCGTAGACGATACCAACGTGGTTGATGAGCAATATGAAACCAACAATGCATGGGCGGTACCCTTCGGCGTGGGCGCTGAAGCTGTGGCTGCTTTGACGGACGGTGAAGAAGAACCTGAACCCGCCGAAGCTGCGGATTTGGTTATTGAGGACTTAACGGTTGCCGTTGGAGACTTCGAGCCAGGACAGAAAGTTCCGGTGAGCTTATTGGTTGCAAACCGTGGCTTAGCCGCTGCAGAGCAAAGCCGGATTAAATACTACGTGTCTCGTGATACCATCTTTGACTCGAATGACAGGTATGGCGGCTACGACCGCGTGACTGCCTTGGCAGTAGATGAAGTGGGCGAAGAGTCGGCAAACCCAAGGGTCCCAGCCGATGCCACTGGCGGCGTTTGGTATGTGTTGGTGGTAGCCGATGCAAACAACGAAGTGGTTGAACAAGAAGAAGACAATAATGTGACCGCAGTCCCATTCATGGTGAATGTGGATAACCCCGGTGCAGAGCTTGCCGATATCTTTATTCACGATGTGGTCATCAGCGATGTTTATGTTGCCGCGAATACCAAGATTGACTTGTCCCTAAGCCTAACGAATGCTGGTCTGCTGGATGCAGAATCAACCCGTGTTAAATTTTATCTCTCACCGGACGAGCATTACGATGCTACGGATAACTATTTAGATTATCGAGATGCTAAAGCCCTGGCGCTTGGCGAGACCTCGATGCTTGAAGCAGGTCTGCGTATCCCACACGGACTTGCTCAAGGCACTTGGTATTTGTTGATTGTGGCAGATGTGAACGGAGCAGTGGAAGAGCAGTATGAAAGCAACAACATCTCACCCCACGTTATTACCATCGACCCCAGTGGCGCTACAAACGACGCATATGCATATGCGTGCCCTGACTACTTGACCACGGATGCGAGCCTACTGAACCGCAATACGATTGCATCGATGAACGTGCTGCATATGGGCTGGGCCAACGGCAAAGATTTCGCAGGCCTTGCTTGTGTCTTGAGCCATTTCAATATCACGGCACTCAATGAGGTGGAGAACGAGGAAGCGGTACAAACCTTGGTAGCGCACCTGGAAAGTCTCACGTATGAAGATTGGGGATACCATATCAGCGACCACGCAGTGGGTAGATCCGGCAGTCTAGAGTATTATGCCTTCGTGTGGCGCGAAGAAGTGGTGAGCTTTATTGAACCAGTTGGATTTTTCCCTGACCCTGAAGATGTGATCAAGAGAGAGCCCTATGGTGCGAACTTTCAAATGGGAGCATTCGATTTTACACTGGTGGCCTTTCATCAGCGCTGTGGCAAGAACCTGGCGGTTCGCCGAGCAGAAGCGAATCACTTTGCCGAGATTATAGAGCACTTCCAGAATGCCAACGGCGACGAAAATGATGTGTTGATTGGCGGAGACTTTAATCTGCCGGGTGATGATTACTCATTTACAGCTGTAGGTTGGAACGGTGTTACTTATTCGGTAGACCCTGAGCAGGCAACGAGCATTGGTGCTGAGGGACTTAGCAATCCATTTGATAATATTTTTTATCAATCTCAATTCACAACAGAGATTTTTGGCCAAGGTGTTCTTGATTTTACCAAGGGTAACCACGCAACGCTGCGGCGGTCGGTTTCTGACCATATTCCGGTTTGGGTTGAGGTTGATGTGTCTGTGGATGATGATTAAGAGGGGCGAAGAGCCATCTCTCTTTCATCTTGCCAGGCTTCCACGTCTTGGGCGGATACACTCTCAAAGTGCCAGAGCGCCCAGTTGAGGCAGGCTATGATATCTGCAGGGTTCTCAGTACCAACCCCCAGGCGGACCAAGCGGTCGATGCCTTGTTTCTTCAGCATCGCTTCTAAACCGTAAAATTCAGAGACTGTTTTATGGTGATTGAGTTTCGTAACCAATCCGTCAAAGCTTAATGCGTAGCGGGGTACGATGGTCATGGCGAGAACATCACAGAAGTGGCTGGTTTGTTCTTCCGTTAGGCCATTCACTCTAAATGACATCAGCGAACCGCCCAGAGCATATTGTGAATCAATAATCTTACGGTGTGGGTGGCTGGGTACTGAAGGGTGAAAAACTTCGGAGACCTTCGGGTGACTTAATAGGAATTCAACCACCGCATCTGCCGATTGACATCGTTTTCTAAAATGGGATTCAGCCTGATCAAGACCAGCATGAATCACTTGAGCACTTCTCCAGCTCAAAACACCTCCGCGCATAGCCTGAGTATCCATGCATGGATTGATAAGGTCGATGATGTTGGATGCGATGTAGCCCCACATGTCTTTGTCTTCACCGCCAAGGGCTTTGGTACCAGCGGACACCACCAGGTGAACGCCCGGTAAATCGAGGATAGGTGATTGAACTCCCCAGGGCGTCACGATGGTATTGTCTACAACCAAGCGAAGCTTTGGGGCTTGCTCTTTGCGTAGCTCAACAACGGCCTTGCTTAACCCTTCTAAATCGAGGGCGTGCATCAATGGGTTGCTGTAGGTCTCCGTAAAAACGAGAACGGTATCCGTTGTTGCAAACTCGCGCAGTGTTTCAGGTGTGATTTCGTCGATTACTTGAGGTCTTACATCGATACGCTGCGCCGACCAATCAAGATAGGCTTTACTCTTGTTGTAGACTTGGCGTGAGATAAGCGCGTGGGTATTTGGCTTAAGAAGCGTGTCCATGACGATGGCGGTTGCTTGCATCCCGCAGTCTGTAACAATCACACCTTTTGCATTTTCTAGTCGGCTAATTGCCTTGATAAGTTCACGGCCAGGTTCTGTTGCATAGCGCGCATAAACTTGAGGCAGGGTAGACCAGCAGTCTTCACCGAGCATGCTGAGAGCACCTTTTTGCTCCTGCCAGCTCTGCATATGACGCCCACCTAAAAGGTCTTTGGTTAGGGTGATGCTTTCAGGATGGAGCCAGCGTTCGCCGGATTTTTGGGCGAAGCCATCGATACTTTGGTGGAGGGTGCGAGTTTCTTCACACATTTCGGATAGAGCAGGTCGTTTAAACGGACACGAACCGGGGTCTTGGTAATCTTTTAAACTCATGCATGCACCTCAGAGTTCGTGTTGTTACACACTCAACCCTTTGGTGCCAGCGATTGTGAGAAGCTTGTAAGTAGGAAATGGGAGTTTGGGCTTAGCAGCCGGTCTCGTCGTAATTACCCTGAGTGACCACACCGTCGGCAATATTCGAGGGGCCGATTTCTTTAGCGATGTCGTCAACCACACAGGTCGATAAGCGCTGGTTGTACACGATGGATAGAGCACCACCGATTTTTTCAAGTGCGGGAAAGCTTGCTTCGGTAAGCTTATTGTTTTCCCGAATCAAAAGGGTACCACCGACTTCACGAAGCGAAGAAAGCTCAATGGTCTTCAAAGCTGGGTTATCCCAAATGAAGAGGTAGCCATCGATTTTCTGAAGGTTCTTCCAGATGAGTTCAGAAAGATACTCAGATCCTATGGTTACGTGACCATCGATGCGTTTGTAGTCGATGAATTGATCGAGTTCTACTTGGCTGTTGATAATAATATCGCCAACAAAGGTATCGCCATTTGAAATAGCATTGGGATCGAAGAGCATTTGAGGTCCGGGGTCTTCAACCAAGGTTACCGGAATGGGTTCAGCACCACATGCGATAAGCGCAAATAGGGACATCACTGCTGTAAATCTAATCGGGGAGGGTGTCATCGGTTGTCTCCAAGTTGCAGTTGAAGCTGGGTAATTCTTCAATCCACGGGGCCGCTGTTAACACGATTGTTCAAGGTTGGCCCCACTATTCGATGCTCGCTTGCGTAATTTTGCAAAAAAATTACCAATTGATCTGAGCCACGTGCATCTTCCCGCTTGTTGTTGTGTACCCAGCCCATCCCTTTTGTGGTCATTTTTTCGGCGCACATTTTAAAAAAAAACAGTCTTTTGTGATCAAAATTTCGGCGGATACTTATCGGATTCGATTGGTGCTCAATAGAAATACCACATTTAACGATTACTTAGGAATTGACGCAGTATGGCACGCCTTCTGCAATGTTCTGATGAGTAGATAATATGGCGTGCCGTGCGCCGCCGCTTATGTGGAGAAATAAAATGAGACGTAATTTGCTAAGTATTCTGGGCTTCCTACTGGTCGCTGCGACCACAATACCCGCTCATGCCGGTCACCGCGGCGATGTGCTGCGTAGCCGTTTGGATTCTCAAATGTATGAAGCGGGCGATTTTCGAGTTGAATTTCGCAATGACCACAAGGCTCAAGTTGTTGTAACGCACGTAGATGAGCCATCACGTGTGTTGTGGTCGACCATTCCTGGCCAAAGCTTTCTTCGAACAGCTCAGTCATCTTTCCATGTAGAAGAGCACCGCGGCTCTTTCAATATCGATGAATACAATTATCGCGATTTGCGAAACCAAAAAATAGAAGCAATTTATCAAGAGTACGACCAAGTAGTCATTCTGGGAACTCTTAAAGACCGCTGGCGTTGGAACCGAGCGCAATTTGCCATGGTTTTCCACGAATCCGAAAATGGTCACTTGCAGTTTCAAGTTGATGTTTGGGACGGGTCTTGCTGGTTTTGGTTTTGCGAAGATTCGTTTAATCAAACAAGGCTTGTTTATGCTTCTGAGCCCGACGAAGACTTTCTCGGATTTGGCGAGCAGTTTACATACGACAATCTTAAAGGTCACCGAGTAGGTATCTTGGCTCAAGAAGGCGGCGTAAGCCGCGGACGACAACCTTTTGCGGCAATTTTAAACTTGCTCTCTGAAGGTTCAGCCGGGGATGACTACACAAGCTATGCTCCGGTCCCTCATTATCTCACCACGAAAAACCGTAGCCTCTTCCTAGAGAACACCGAGTACTCTGTATTTGATATGCGAAATCCGCGTGAAGTTGAGGTTCGAGTACAAAGCCCAACGATGGTGGGCCGCATTCTCTACGGTACAGATCCTCTAGACTTGATTGAAAAATACACTTCTTACAGCGGTCGCATGAAGGTGCTACCCGACTGGATTGGAGCAGGTGCCATTGTTGGCATGCAAGGTGGCACCGACCGCCTCTACGAAGTGTGGGAGCAGCTCCAAGAATACAACACGCCCATCGCCGCATTCTGGATTCAAGACTGGGTTGGCAAGCGCAAGACTGTGATTGGCTCACAGCTTTGGTGGAACTGGGAACTTGATAACGACCACTATGCTGGTTGGGACGAAATGCGCAGCGATCTAGAAAACGCAGATATTCGCCTCATGGGTTATATCAATTCATTTCTCGTGGACCCTGACGGCTTCAAGCCTTGGACACGTAACCTCTTTCAGGAAGCTTTAAACGATGAACTTGTCATTTATAAAGATAATGGTGAGCCTTATTTTATTACGAACACTGATTTTGATGCAGCGATGCTCGACCTTACGAATCCCGCAACTCAAAGTTGGCTCAAAGGAGTCATTCAAGACGAGATGATTGATGCAGGTTTCTCTGGATGGATGGCAGACTTTTGTGAAGCGCTTCCGTTTGATGCGGTTTTGCACTCAGGTATTTCTGGAGCCGCGTATCACAACCAGTATCCAGTTGATTGGGCCAAGCTCAACAGCGAAGCCATCGCCGAAGCAGGCCGTGAAGGGGACATCGTTTTCTTCAACCGTGCAGGTTTTACAAGAAGCCCAGCCTACAGCACTCTCTTTTGGGAAGGCGACCAGATGGTCACGTGGGATAAGCAAGATGGCCTCAAGAGTGCAATTACCGGCTTGGTCACGGGCGGTATCTCAGGCATCAGCTTGAACCACAGCGATATCGGCGGCTACACATCGATTGAGAAATTCGGTTTCGGAATTAAGCGTGAGGAAGATTTACTTCTGCGCTGGATGGAAGCAAACGCCTTTACTGCAGCTTTTAGAACGCACGAAGGCAATCAGCCAGAAGCCAATGCCCAGTTCTATGACAACGACACCACGCTTTCGCACTTTGCGAAATTTGCCACTGTGTTTGCACTGCTTGCATCGTACCGAAATGAGTTGATGCAAGATGCACAGAATAAAGGATATCCTTTGGTCCGTCATATGTACCTAGAGTATCCAGAAGACCCGAAGTCTTTGCATGCGCCATATCAGTGGATGCTGGGTGAAGACCTTTTGGTTGCGCCCGTGGTGGAGAAATACACTTCAAGCCGTGATGTATACCTGCCAGCTGGTAGCTGGGTACACTTATGGACGGGTGAAGCGGTGGAGTCGTCGGGCATGACCATGAGAGTGCATGCACCGGTTGGCGAGCCGCCGGTGTTCTTTAAAGCCGGCGCTCAAGTGGGTGTAGATTTAGTAGAAGGTTTA
The genomic region above belongs to Deltaproteobacteria bacterium and contains:
- a CDS encoding alpha-glucosidase, with product MRRNLLSILGFLLVAATTIPAHAGHRGDVLRSRLDSQMYEAGDFRVEFRNDHKAQVVVTHVDEPSRVLWSTIPGQSFLRTAQSSFHVEEHRGSFNIDEYNYRDLRNQKIEAIYQEYDQVVILGTLKDRWRWNRAQFAMVFHESENGHLQFQVDVWDGSCWFWFCEDSFNQTRLVYASEPDEDFLGFGEQFTYDNLKGHRVGILAQEGGVSRGRQPFAAILNLLSEGSAGDDYTSYAPVPHYLTTKNRSLFLENTEYSVFDMRNPREVEVRVQSPTMVGRILYGTDPLDLIEKYTSYSGRMKVLPDWIGAGAIVGMQGGTDRLYEVWEQLQEYNTPIAAFWIQDWVGKRKTVIGSQLWWNWELDNDHYAGWDEMRSDLENADIRLMGYINSFLVDPDGFKPWTRNLFQEALNDELVIYKDNGEPYFITNTDFDAAMLDLTNPATQSWLKGVIQDEMIDAGFSGWMADFCEALPFDAVLHSGISGAAYHNQYPVDWAKLNSEAIAEAGREGDIVFFNRAGFTRSPAYSTLFWEGDQMVTWDKQDGLKSAITGLVTGGISGISLNHSDIGGYTSIEKFGFGIKREEDLLLRWMEANAFTAAFRTHEGNQPEANAQFYDNDTTLSHFAKFATVFALLASYRNELMQDAQNKGYPLVRHMYLEYPEDPKSLHAPYQWMLGEDLLVAPVVEKYTSSRDVYLPAGSWVHLWTGEAVESSGMTMRVHAPVGEPPVFFKAGAQVGVDLVEGLDL